In a single window of the Rhodamnia argentea isolate NSW1041297 chromosome 2, ASM2092103v1, whole genome shotgun sequence genome:
- the LOC115751385 gene encoding metal transporter Nramp5-like, which yields MQEENQMASVGAPAILGGSKRIVAIDVEGSTPPSGLPNSTHGESDQEDSHEQKPGWRKFLSFVGPGFLVSLAYLDPGNLETDLQAGANHGYELLWVILIGMIFALIIQSLVANLGVSTGRHLSELCKIEYPPLVKYCLWLLAEVAVIAADIPEVIGTAFALNILFHVPVWAGVLFTGCSTLVLLGLQRYGIRKLEVLIATLVFLMAACFFGELSYVKPPTSKVLKGMFIPKLSGNSATGDAIALLGALVMPHNLFLHSALVLSRKVPRSVRGINDACRFFLIESGFALLVAFLINVAVVSVSGTICSSDNLSSEDADRCGDLTLNSASFLLKNVLGRAGSTIYAIALLASGQSSTITGTYAGQYIMQGFLELKMKKWKRNLVTRCIAIMPSLIISTIGGSSGASRLIIIASMILSFELPFALIPLLKFSSSATKMGPHKNSIYIIVISWILGVGLIAINVYYLSTGFIDWLIHNSLPKVAKVFIGILVFPLMAVYIISAIYLTFRKDTVVTFADDPVKNATSMAVEHGYGDSGNSGERLPYREDLADIPFPE from the exons ATGCAGGAGGAGAATCAGATGGCAAGTGTAGGAGCCCCAGCAATATTGGGAGGCAGCAAGAGGATAGTGGCCATTGATGTGGAGGGCAGTACCCCACCATCTGGTCTCCCTAATTCCACACATGGTGAATCTGATCAAGAGGACTCACATGAGCAG AAACCAGGATGGAGAAAGTTCTTGTCATTTGTTGGCCCCGGTTTCCTCGTTTCCCTCGCATATCTTGATCCTGGAAact TGGAAACAGATCTGCAGGCTGGAGCGAATCATGGATACGAG CTTCTATGGGTTATACTCATCGGGATGATATTTGCTCTCATCATCCAATCGTTGGTCGCTAATCTCGGAGTGAGCACCG ggAGACACCTATCTGAACTATGCAAGATTGAGTACCCACCGTTGGTGAAGTATTGTTTATGGCTTCTGGCTGAAGTGGCCGTCATAGCTGCCGATATACCGGAag TAATTGGGACAGCTTTCGCACTCAACATACTGTTCCATGTCCCAGTTTGGGCTGGAGTTTTGTTCACTGGTTGCAGCACGCTCGTGCTTCTTGGCCTGCAGAGATATGGG ATTCGGAAGCTGGAAGTGCTGATAGCTACATTGGTATTCCTGATGGCGGCGTGTTTCTTCGGCGAACTAAGCTACGTGAAGCCTCCCACTTCGAAGGTCCTGAAGGGGatgtttatccccaagctttcTGGGAACAGCGCCACCGGCGACGCCATCGCCTTGCTTGGTGCACTCGTGATGCC GCACAACCTGTTCCTCCATTCTGCTTTGGTCTTGTCCAGGAAAGTTCCGAGATCGGTTCGAGGCATCAAT GATGCCTGCCGGTTTTTCCTCATAGAAAGTGGGTTCGCATTATTGGTGGCATTCTTGATCAACGTCGCCGTTGTGTCCGTGTCCGGCACCATTTGCTCGAGCGACAATCTTTCAAGCGAAGATGCAGATCGATGCGGTGACTTAACTCTCAATTCCGCTTCGTTCCTCCTTAAG AATGTGTTGGGAAGAGCTGGCTCGACGATTTATGCCATTGCTTTGCTAGCTTCAGGGCAAAGCTCCACAATCACAGGAACCTATGCTGGCCAATATATCATGCAG GGATTCTTGGAActcaaaatgaagaagtggAAACGGAACCTAGTGACTCGATGCATTGCCATTATGCCGAGTCTCATCATATCTACTATCGGCGGATCTTCAGGAGCCAGTAGGCTCATTATCATCGCATCA ATGATTTTATCGTTTGAGCTTCCATTTGCCCTTATACCACTCCTCAAGTTTAGTAGCAGTGCAACAAAGATGGGACCTCACAAAAACTCAATCTAt ATTATTGTGATCTCGTGGATACTAGGAGTGGGACTCATCGCTATCAATGTCTATTACCTCAGCACGGGCTTTATCGACTGGCTAATCCACAACAGTCTTCCGAAAGTCGCCAAAGTTTTCATAGGAATTCTAGTGTTCCCTCTCATGGCCGTCTACATCATTTCCGCTATCTACTTAACATTCCGAAAAGACACTGTTGTGACATTTGCTGATGACCCTGTTAAGAATGCAACATCAATGGCCGTCGAACATGGCTACGGCGATTCTGGCAACTCAGGGGAGCGACTTCCTTATCGAGAGGACCTAGCAGACATTCCTTTTCCAGAATAG
- the LOC115751421 gene encoding dnaJ homolog subfamily B member 1-like, with protein MVDHSDAVRIPKLGCIPDISRAYKCLRAKWSPDKRSSPSRIAAGHEPKAVEAAASADPPPSRVIRANPTSASLRQHDEVLGSIHLQEGNMNGIHSYRYSHRNGIHDEEPKSPRGGCFGHRRENCFASVPSPLSRSASRRSQPPATRSSSPFRSVSRRSTDSATFVLTSLSRSSSRMSSTPIMFSNSTGMLKPPAIERTLECTLEELCYGCMKKIKVTRDVLTNTGQIIQEEELLTIKVKAGWKRGTKITFQGMGNERPGVQPADITFVIAEKKHGLFRREGDDLELAIEIPLVKALTGCDLSVPLLGGESLDLMVDEIVYPGFEKVIMGQGMPVSKEQGRRGNLKVVFLVEFPTDLTDDQRAEVVGVLEGSV; from the exons atGGTTGATCATTCGGACGCCGTCCGCATACCGAAACTCGGCTGCATTCCGGACATCTCCAGAGCCTACAAATGCCTCAGAGCCAAATGGAGTCCCGATAAGCGCTCATCTCCCAGCCGGATCGCAGCTGGACACGAGCCCAAGGCCGTCGAAGCCGCCGCCTCCGCAGATCCGCCCCCGAGCCGCGTCATCAGAGCGAATCCGACCTCCGCATCCCTTAGACAGCACGACGAG GTACTTGGTTCCATCCATCTACAAGAAGGTAACATGAATGGAATCCACAGCTACAGATATAGTCACCGGAACGGCATCCACGACGAGGAGCCGAAGAGCCCTAGGGGAGGATGCTTCGGGCACCGGAGAGAGAACTGCTTCGCCTCCGTGCCGTCCCCGCTCTCGAGAAGCGCGAGCCGGAGGAGCCAACCGCCGGCGACGCGCTCCTCCTCTCCCTTCAGGAGCGTGAGCCGGAGGAGCACCGATTCCGCGACGTTCGTCCTGACCTCGCTCTCGAGGAGCTCGAGCCGGATGAGCTCCACACCAATCATGTTCTCCAACTCGACCGGGATGCTGAAACCTCCGGCGATCGAGAGGACCTTGGAGTGCACCCTGGAGGAGTTGTGCTACGGTTGCATGAAGAAGATCAAGGTGACGAGAGACGTCCTTACGAATACTGG GCAAAtaattcaagaagaagaactgCTCACGATAAAAGTGAAGGCGGGATGGAAAAGAGGGACCAAAATAACATTCCAAGGCATGGGGAACGAGCGGCCCGGGGTCCAACCGGCCGACATAACCTTCGTCATCGCGGAGAAAAAGCACGGCCTGTTCCGAAGAGAAGGCGACGACTTGGAATTGGCGATCGAGATCCCGCTGGTGAAGGCCCTGACCGGGTGCGACCTCTCGGTCCCTCTGTTGGGCGGCGAGAGCCTGGATCTCATGGTGGACGAGATCGTGTACCCGGGTTTTGAGAAGGTCATCATGGGGCAAGGCATGCCCGTGTCGAAGGAGCAAGGCCGGCGAGGCAACTTGAAGGTTGTTTTCCTAGTGGAGTTCCCGACGGACTTAACCGACGACCAGCGAGCCGAGGTCGTCGGCGTTTTGGAAGGGTCGGTCTGA
- the LOC115751431 gene encoding proteasome subunit beta type-3-A yields MSIFEYNGSALIAMVGKNCFAIASDRRLGVQLQTIATDFQRIYKVHDKLFLGLSGLATDAQTLYQRLVFRHKLYQLREERDMKPETFASLVSALLYEKRFGPYFCQPVIAGLGDGDKPFICTMDSIGAKELAKDFVVAGTASESLYGACESMFKPDMEAEELFETVSQALLSSVDRDCLSGWGGHVYVVTPTEIRERILKGRMD; encoded by the exons ATGTCG ATCTTCGAGTACAACGGAAGTGCCCTAATCGCCATGGTGGGAAAGAATTGCTTTGCGATAGCCAGCGACCGCAGGCTCGGCGTGCAGCTCCAGACGATCGCCACCGATTTCCAGAGGATCTACAAGGTCCACGACAAGCTCTTCCTCGGTCTCTCTGGACTCGCCACCGATGCTCAGACTCT GTACCAGAGGCTTGTGTTTAGGCACAAACTTTATCAGCTTCGGGAAGAGAGGGACATGAAGCCCGAGACATTTGCTAGCCTTGTTTCAGCCCTTCTCTACGAGAAAAG ATTTGGCCCATACTTTTGCCAACCTGTAATTGCTGGACTGGGAGATGGAGACAAGCCCTTCATTTGCACGATGGATTCTATTGGAGCGAA GGAGCTTGCTAAAGATTTTGTTGTGGCGGGCACTGCCTCAGAATCTCTTTATGGTGCCTGCGAGTCAATGTTCAAGCCTGACATG GAAGCTGAGGAATTGTTCGAAACTGTCTCTCAAGCTTTGTTATCATCAGTAGACAGGGACTGTCTAAGTGGTTGGGGAGGACATGTCTATGTTGT AACACCGACTGAAATCAGAGAACGAATTCTGAAGGGGAGAATGGACTGA
- the LOC115751462 gene encoding NAC domain-containing protein 2 — MTVDMQLPPGFRFHPTDEELVMHYLVRRCRSQPITVPIVAELDLYKHDPWDLPALAPYGEKEWYFFSPRDRKYPNGSRPNRAAGTGYWKATGADKPIGSPKPVGIKKALVFYAGKAPRGDKTNWIMHEYRLADVDRTVRKKNSLRLDDWVLCRIYNKKGTIEKQPPHVQPPPPVPHSLGPTATDSFMEYEDKKPPVLSACAAMPALPPPPLPQHAGPLSDLVHFDTSDSVPRLHTDSSCSEHVVTPELACEVQSEPRWKTDWESILDFGGGSYGVSAPAGFGSGSQMSPLQDMFMYLQKPF, encoded by the exons atgaCGGTGGATATGCAGCTGCCGCCGGGGTTCAGGTTCCACCCGACGGACGAGGAGCTGGTGATGCACTACCTGGTCCGGCGCTGCCGCTCGCAGCCGATCACCGTCCCCATCGTCGCCGAGCTCGACCTCTACAAACACGACCCCTGGGACCTCCCCG CCCTGGCGCCGTACGGAGAGAAGGAGTGGTACTTCTTCTCGCCCCGGGACCGGAAGTACCCGAACGGGTCGAGGCCGAACCGGGCGGCGGGGACCGGGTACTGGAAGGCGACCGGGGCGGACAAGCCGATCGGGAGCCCGAAGCCGGTCGGGATCAAGAAGGCCCTGGTGTTCTACGCGGGGAAGGCCCCGAGGGGGGACAAGACCAACTGGATCATGCATGAGTACCGGCTCGCCGACGTGGACAGAACCGTCCGCAAGAAGAACAGCTTGAGG CTTGATGACTGGGTGTTGTGCCGCATATACAACAAAAAGGGTACGATCGAGAAACAGCCGCCCCACGTGCAGCCGCCGCCCCCGGTTCCCCACTCTCTGGGCCCCACGGCCACCGACAGCTTCATGGAGTACGAGGACAAGAAGCCGCCAGTCCTGTCGGCATGCGCAGCGATGCCGGCGCTGCCCCCGCCGCCCCTGCCACAGCACGCGGGGCCGCTGAGTGACTTGGTGCACTTTGACACGTCGGACTCGGTGCCGAGGCTGCACACGGACTCGAGCTGCTCCGAGCATGTGGTGACGCCGGAGCTCGCGTGCGAGGTCCAGAGCGAGCCCCGGTGGAAGACCGACTGGGAGAGCATCCTTGATTTCGGCGGAGGCAGCTACGGGGTCTCGGCCCCTGCAGGGTTTGGTAGCGGCAGTCAGATGTCACCACTGCAGGACATGTTCATGTACCTGCAGAAGCCATTTTGA
- the LOC115751430 gene encoding uncharacterized protein LOC115751430: MRWSRHEVAREKFCSCFLYIARPSYLVLKSSRCTGSVNTAISYRREYNSWALSESHSERLSNHSQVVNLPSRRELSNLGYSLKVARSEPYSILKAPALQHWFKDWQEQRKNKLTASTFSSAIGFWRQRRVQLWLEKVGLIEPFSGNLATCWSNIKEKEALECYKLFTGNNITFPEFQVYGNNNSEDSWLAASPDGVVDELVYGLPCNGVLEIKCPYFNGHAKTASPWSRIHLNYIPQVQGLMEILDRDWMDFYVWTPKGSSLFRIYRDKEYWDLLKLALSDFWWKHVRPARELCSKYKITDPLYQLRSFRPAPRHELCSRIVCESKRVVDSSKLLFYEIDGKLQD, translated from the exons ATGCGTTGGTCTCGTCACGAGGTTGCTCG TGAAAAATTCTGTTCTTGCTTCCTCTATATAGCACGACCTTCATATCTTGTACTTAAAAGTAGCCGCTGTACGGGTTCTGTTAATACTGCTATTAGCTACAGGAGAGAGTATAACAGCTGGGCATTGTCAGAATCACATAGTGAGAGGCTTTCTAACCACAGTCAAGTCGTAAATCTTCCATCTAGGAGGGAGTTGAGCAATCTGGGTTATTCTCTGAAAGTTGCGCGTAGTGAACCGTACTCTATTCTCAAAGCCCCTGCTCTTCAGCACTGGTTCAAAGATTggcaagaacaaaggaaaaataagcTCACAGCAAGCACTTTTAGTTCAGCAATTGGTTTTTGGCGTCAGCGGAGAGTCCAGCTCTGGTTAGAAAAAGTTGGCTTGATTGAGCCATTTTCTGGTAACTTGGCTACCTGTTGGAGTAATATAAAGGAAAAGGAGGCGCTTGAATGTTACAAGCTTTTCACTGGAAATAACATCACGTTCCCTGAGTTTCAAGTTTATGGAAACAATAACTCCGAAGACAGTTGGCTTGCTGCTTCACCAGATGGCGTAGTTGACGAACTTGTTTATGGCTTGCCCTGCAATGGAGTTTTGGAGATCAAGTGCCCGTACTTCAATGGACATGCGAAAACAGCTTCCCCGTGGTCTCGGATTCATCTAAATTACATTCCTCAAGTGCAAGGTTTAATGGAAATTTTGGACAGGGATTGGATGGATTTCTATGTATGGACTCCCAAAGGCAGCAGTCTTTTCAGAATATACCGCGATAAGGAATACTGGGATCTTTTGAAGCTTGCTCTTTCTGATTTCTGGTGGAAGCATGTGCGGCCAGCAAGGGAGCTGTGTAGTAAATACAAGATAACTGATCCCCTATATCAACTAAGATCGTTTCGACCAGCACCGAGGCATGAATTATGTAGTCGAATTGTCTGTGAAAGCAAACGTGTTGTGGACTCGTCCAAGCTATTGTTTTATGAAATTGACGGGAAACTCCAAGATTGA
- the LOC115751461 gene encoding replication factor C subunit 3, translating into MTTEVVSLMDIDGDEENNNHDHPPKSDKGKSVVVSGTSPDGKATPWVEKYRPQSLADVAAHRDIVDTIDRLTSENRLPHLLLYGPPGTGKTSTILAVARKLYGAQYHNMILELNASDDRGIDVVRQQIQDFASTQSFSFGAKSSVKLVLLDEADAMTKDAQFALRRVIEKYTKHTRFALICNHVNKIIPALQSRCTRFRFAPLDRIYVADRLKHVIAAEGLDVTESGLEALVRLSNGDMRKALNILQSTHMASQQITEEAVYLCTGNPLPKDIEQISYWLLNESFATSLRRISDIKTRKGLAVLDIVREVTMFVFKIKMPSDVRVQLINDLADIEYRLSFGCNDKLQLGSVIASFTHARAALVAAVK; encoded by the exons ATGACGACGGAGGTGGTCTCTCTCATGGACATCGACGGCGACGAAGAAAACAACAACCACGACCACCCTCCGAAGTCGGACAAGGGCAAAAGCGTCGTCGTCTCCGGCACTTCACCGGATGGCAAGGCCACGCCGTGGGTCGAGAAGTACCGACCTCAGTCGCTCGCCGATGTCGCCGCTCATCGCGACATTGTGGACACCA TTGATAGGTTGACGAGTGAGAACAGGTTGCCACATCTATTGCTGTATGGCCCTCCTGGCACGGGCAAAACCTCGACCATACTGGCAGTGGCTCGCAAGCTTTATGGAGCACAGTATCACAATATGATCTTGGAGTTGAATGCATCTGATGACAGAGGCATCGATGTTGTGCGGCAGCAGATTCAAGACTTTGCTAGCACTCAGAGCTTCTCATTTGG TGCTAAGTCCTCTGTGAAGTTGGTGCTGCTGGACGAGGCTGATGCCATGACAAAGGATGCCCAATTTGCACTGCGCAGAG TGATTGAGAAATACACAAAGCACACTAGGTTTGCTCTGATCTGTAATCATGTCAACAAGATCATTCCAGCTTTACAATCTAGATGTACCAGATTCAGATTTGCTCCTCTCGATCGCATCTATGTTGCAGATCGACTTAAACATGTCATAGCAGCTGAGGG GCTTGATGTAACTGAGAGTGGCTTGGAGGCACTTGTACGACTCAGCAACGGTGACATGAGAAAGGCTTTGAACATCCTGCAG TCGACGCATATGGCTTCTCAACAAATAACAGAGGAAGCTGTCTACCTCTGTACTGGAAATCCACTGCCCAAAGACATTGAGCAAATATCTTATTGGCTTCTAAATGAATCTTTTGCTACGAGTTTGAGAC GAATATCTGATATTaagacaaggaaaggtttgGCCGTGTTGGACATCGTTAGGGAAGTGACAAT GTTTGTATTTAAAATCAAGATGCCATCAGATGTTCGTGTCCAGTTGATTAATGATTTAGCAGACATTGA GTACAGGTTGAGCTTCGGATGCAACGATAAATTGCAGCTGGGATCGGTCATTGCCTCTTTCACGCACGCTCGTGCTGCGCTGGTTGCTGCCGTGAAGTAG